The genomic window CAGAGCCGGTGGAGCCCGACGAGGCCGCCGCCCAGACGCCTGCCGAGACCGAGACCGCTGACGTGCTCGAGTCCGTCGCAGCCGTCGAGAACGGCGCGACCGAGGCTCCGGCCGACGCGGCACCCGTGGACGAGAAGCCGGCGAAGGCGCCGCGCAAGCGTGCTCCGCGTCGTGCCAAGAGCAGCGACGTGGCTGAGAAGGCCGCAGAGCCGGCCGCCGACGCCGCGGTCGAGGCTCCGGCCGCAAGCGACGCCGCGCAGGCCGCGCCCGCCGCGGCATCCGACGATGCCGCCGCCGAGACGGTCGCCGAGCCGGTCGCCGAGACAGCCGAGGCGCCCGCCGCCAAGAGCACGGGTCGCAAGACCGGCTCGCGTCGGGCCAGCAGCCGCACCGCCGGCAAGGCTTCCGAAGCTGTCGCCGACGCGCCGGCAGAGGCAGCGCAGACCGACGAGGCCCGCACCGACGTCGCCGCCTCCGAGGGCGACGCCGCACCCGCCGCCGACAAGCGCGCCGACAAGCGCGACGCCAAGCGCGACGCCGACAAGGGTGACGACGACCGCGCCGACGCGGGCAGCCGCGCCGACGCCGACCAGAACTCCGAAGGCGACAAGCCCTCCGACGGGGAGCAGTCCGAGGGCGAGACGCCGTCGCGTTCGCGCAGCCGTTCGCGCAACCGCAACCGCAACCGCAACAAGGACGCCTCGGGCGGCCAGAACGGTCAGGGCGGCAACGCGCCGGAGCCGGCCGAGAAGGCCCAGCCCGCCGAGTCCGACGACGAGTCGGGTCAGGGTGGCCGCGGTCGCCAGCGCAACAAGCGCCGCCCGCAGGGCGGTCAGAGCGACGAGTTCGACACCGAGATCGGCGAGGACGACGTTCTCATCCCCATCGCCGGCATCCTCGACGTGCTCGACAACTACGCGTTCGTGCGCACCACCGGCTACCTGCCGGGCACGAGCGACGTCTACGTCTCGCTCGGTCAGGTGAAGAAGTACCACCTGCGCAAGGGCGACGCCGTCGTGGGTGCAATCAAGCAGCCCCGCGAGAACGAGCAGTCCGGTCGCCAGAAGTACAACGCGCTGGTCAAGGTCGACTCGATCAACGGCCTGTCCGTCGACGACGCCGCCGAGCGCGTGGAGTTCGGCAAGCTGACCCCGCTGTACCCGCAGGAGCGTCTGCGCCTCGAGACCGCCCCCGAGAAGCTGACCCAGCGGATCATCGACCTGGTGGCGCCGATCGGCAAGGGCCAGCGCGGCCTCATCGTCGCGCCCCCGAAGGCCGGCAAGACCATCGTGCTGCAGCAGATCGCCAACGCGATCGCGACGAACAACCCCGAGGTGCACCTCATGGTCGTGCTCGTGGACGAGCGGCCCGAAGAGGTCACCGACATGCAGCGCACCGTCAAGGGCGAGGTCATCGCCTCGACCTTCGACCGTCCCGCCGAGGACCACACCACGGTCGCCGAGCTCGCCATCGAGCGCGCCAAGCGCCTGGTGGAGCTCGGTCGCGACGTGGTCGTGCTGCTGGACTCGATCACGCGTCTGGGTCGTGCGTACAACATCTCGGCTCCGACCTCCGGGCGTGTGCTGACCGGTGGCGTCGACGCCTCGGCGCTGTACCCGCCCAAGCGCTTCTTCGGCGCCGCGCGCAACATCGAGAACGGCGGATCGCTCACGATCCTCGCGACGGCCCTGGTGGAGACCGGGTCGAAGATGGACGACGTCATCTTCGAGGAGTTCAAGGGCACCGGCAACAGCGAGCTGCGCCTGAGCCGTCAGCTCGCCGACAAGCGCATCTTCCCGGCTGTCGACGTCAACGCCTCGAGCACGCGTCGCGAGGAGATGCTGCTGTCGCCCGACGAGGTCAAGATCACGTGGAAGCTGCGC from Microbacterium sp. zg-Y625 includes these protein-coding regions:
- the rho gene encoding transcription termination factor Rho; its protein translation is MESISEIRTDGDTEGDNTPVDETVTTAPEEGAPTADGEAAAEPVEPDEAAAQTPAETETADVLESVAAVENGATEAPADAAPVDEKPAKAPRKRAPRRAKSSDVAEKAAEPAADAAVEAPAASDAAQAAPAAASDDAAAETVAEPVAETAEAPAAKSTGRKTGSRRASSRTAGKASEAVADAPAEAAQTDEARTDVAASEGDAAPAADKRADKRDAKRDADKGDDDRADAGSRADADQNSEGDKPSDGEQSEGETPSRSRSRSRNRNRNRNKDASGGQNGQGGNAPEPAEKAQPAESDDESGQGGRGRQRNKRRPQGGQSDEFDTEIGEDDVLIPIAGILDVLDNYAFVRTTGYLPGTSDVYVSLGQVKKYHLRKGDAVVGAIKQPRENEQSGRQKYNALVKVDSINGLSVDDAAERVEFGKLTPLYPQERLRLETAPEKLTQRIIDLVAPIGKGQRGLIVAPPKAGKTIVLQQIANAIATNNPEVHLMVVLVDERPEEVTDMQRTVKGEVIASTFDRPAEDHTTVAELAIERAKRLVELGRDVVVLLDSITRLGRAYNISAPTSGRVLTGGVDASALYPPKRFFGAARNIENGGSLTILATALVETGSKMDDVIFEEFKGTGNSELRLSRQLADKRIFPAVDVNASSTRREEMLLSPDEVKITWKLRRALAGLDPQQALEVVLGKLRETQSNVEFLVQMQKSMPAPGGSSHANDNSIR